A part of Arachis hypogaea cultivar Tifrunner chromosome 12, arahy.Tifrunner.gnm2.J5K5, whole genome shotgun sequence genomic DNA contains:
- the LOC112727826 gene encoding putative disease resistance RPP13-like protein 3, translating to MGNHSTSKTPPSLFFTYDVFLSFRGDTRYGFTDCLYHALTSKRINTFRDRDNLKTGDEIAHAVLEAIEKSRISIVVLCQNYASSTWCLDELAKIMECTDRGRRQRVLPIFYKVEPSDVRHQRNQYEAAMIKHENGRNSHKVEAWRLALTSVGNLSGQHRTADMYESNIIDKIVEEVLRNLPPQPLLFQNHVEFDSQLEDVKSLLDVESSDTLCMLGIIYGDGETMSKTRFIVELYNKIMHQFEAASFLANVGEKSKESVSGLEDLQKTILIEMDEEATIMIGSTFKGSAEIKQKLGHKRVLLVLDDVDNVQQLHALVGGGDWFGLGSRIIVTTRDEKLVNKHELNGVEIKKYRIGTGEFESMELAKPNHRQRDTEEGDVIIGFQNNVSTIINQLKENYLPTNVVSIIGMGGLGKTTIARKIYNGSEVKKLFSCRAWSTVSKSYVAREVLLSLLRCLKKVKKPMFEFKNSSEEEIRDELREYLKKQKYLVVLDDLWDPLVWDDIKRALPSGKTGSRILITSRNNEVANYTSPVPPHYLPFLNNEESWELFCKKVFWGGECPSDLESIGKSMVENCGGLPIAIITLAGLVSKKKRSQREWLRIKGHVNWHLAQDNSKVKDALKLSFDDLPARLKPCFLYFGLFPEDYTISARKLVQLWMAEGFVRQEECGIPYAPQPEDIGDEYLDELVDRCLVQVTKRRSDGGVKYCQIHDLLHDFCISTSKVDKFLEICTESNIHSLRNPRRLSLLGKAQSTYNISSMQCDESCTSLFIFATNEHIDDNLKNFQSIHVLHLAKGVFTKSTPSDLKVMINLKYLRIERSTSCYYEAIDIPDCIWSLCNLETLDLRDLDTHTTSNRIWNLKRLRHVYMLLTVELPSNGAKTSSLNLQTLCEVVLDQQLTLALKNGWLPKLKKLGLRLNQEYTPHEYFLSLLCLSNLSTLHVECIDSNYLHAAAFPSNLTKVTLKLFVDENHNIINALAHLANLQVLKLIDGILPDSLNCGTTQFPQLQMFLMNEVYIKRWRLEKGAMPQLRRLVIHNCIFLKQVHVVDPSHELKTTLQMGLMADCKFVIHNSK from the exons GTTTTTCTCAGTTTTAGAGGCGATACAAGGTACGGTTTCACAGATTGTCTCTACCACGCTTTGACAAGCAAAAGAATCAACACGTTCAGGGATCGGGACAACCTGAAAACAGGTGATGAAATTGCGCATGCTGTTCTTGAGGCAATTGAGAAATCAAGGATTTCGATTGTTGTGCTATGTCAAAACTATGCTTCTTCCACATGGTGCCTCGATGAGCTAGCCAAGATCATGGAGTGCACGGACAGGGGAAGAAGACAAAGAGTTTTGCCAATTTTCTACAAGGTAGAACCATCGGATGTGCGCCATCAAAGGAATCAATATGAAGCAGCTATGATTAAGCATGAAAATGGCAGAAACTCACACAAGGTGGAAGCATGGAGGTTGGCTTTGACTTCAGTAGGCAACCTGAGTGGACAACATCGTACTGCAGACAT GTATGAAAGTAACATTATTGACAAAATTGTTGAAGAGGTGTTACGAAACCTTCCTCCACAACCTCTCCTTTTCCAAAACCATGTTGAATTTGATTCTCAATTAGAAGATGTGAAATCACTTTTAGACGTTGAATCTAGTGATACTCTTTGCATGTTGGGAATTATTTATGGAGATGGTGAAACAATGAGTAAAACAAGATTTATTGTGGAGCTATATAACAAAATCATGCATCAATTTGAAGCTGCTAGTTTTCTTGCCAATGTCGGTGAAAAATCAAAGGAAAGTGTTAGTGGTTTAGAAGATCTCCAAAAAACAATTTTAATTGAGATGGATGAGGAAGCAACAATCATGATAGGTAGCACATTTAAAGGATCCGCTGAAATTAAACAAAAGTTGGGCCATAAAAGAGTTCTTCTAGTTCTAGATGATGTTGATAATGTGCAGCAACTACATGCATTGGTAGGAGGAGGTGACTGGTTTGGTCTTGGGAGTAGGATAATTGTCACAACAAGAGATGAAAAATTGGTCAATAAGCACGAGTTGAATGGTGTTGAGATTAAGAAATACCGCATTGGTACAGGTGAATTCGAAAGCATGGAACTAGCTAAACCAAATCATAGACAAAGGGACACAGAGGAAGGGGATGTAATAATAGGCTTTCAGAATAACGTGAGCACTATAATTAATCAGCTTAAGGAAAATTATCTACCTACTAATGTTGTTTCCATAATTGGTATGGGTGGTTTGGGTAAGACGACCATTGCTAGAAAGATTTATAACGGCTCTGAGGTCAAGAAGTTGTTCTCTTGCCGCGCGTGGAGCACTGTTTCTAAAAGCTATGTAGCAAGGGAAGTTTTGTTGAGCCTTCTACGTTGTCTGAAGAAAGTGAAGAAACCCATGTTTGAATTTAAAAACTCAAGTGAGGAGGAAATAAGGGATGAATTGAGAGAATACTTAAAGAAGCAAAAGTATTTGGTAGTTCTTGATGACCTTTGGGATCCTCTTGTGTGGGATGACATAAAACGTGCCCTTCCAAGTGGCAAGACTGGTAGCAGAATACTTATAACTAGTCGTAATAATGAGGTGGCAAACTACACAAGCCCAGTGCCTCCCCATTACCTTCCATTTCTAAATAACGAAGAAAGTTGGGAACTGTTCTGTAAGAAAGTGTTTTGGGGTGGAGAATGCCCTTCCGATCTAGAGTCTATTGGTAAGTCAATGGTTGAAAATTGTGGAGGTTTACCAATTGCTATAATCACTTTAGCAGGACTTGTTTCTAAGAAGAAAAGGTCACAAAGAGAGTGGTTGCGAATCAAAGGACATGTGAATTGGCATCTTGCTCAAGATAATTCCAAAGTCAAGGATGCATTGAAGCTCAGCTTCGATGATTTGCCTGCAAGATTGAAGCCATGTTTTCTGTATTTTGGGCTCTTTCCTGAGGATTATACGATCTCCGCAAGGAAATTGGTCCAATTATGGATGGCCGAAGGATTCGTTCGACAAGAAGAATGTGGAATACCATATGCGCCGCAACCAGAAGACATCGGCGATGAATACTTAGATGAGCTGGTGGATCGTTGCTTGGTACAAGTGACAAAGAGAAGGAGTGACGGTGGTGTCAAATATTGTCAAATCCATGATCTATTACATGACTTTTGCATATCAACTAGCAAAGTTGACAAGTTTCTAGAGATTTGTACAGAGTCCAACATTCATTCCTTGAGAAATCCTCGAAGGTTGTCTCTACTCGGTAAAGCACAATCTACTTATAATATTTCTTCTATGCAATGCGATGAATCATGCACATCCTTGTTTATCTTTGCTACAAATGAGCACATAGATGATAATCTAAAGAACTTCCAATCAATTCATGTGCTACATTTAGCAAAAGGAGTATTCACAAAATCAACACCGAGTGATTTGAAGGTAATGATCAACCTAAAATACTTGAGAATAGAACGAAGTACTTCTTGTTATTATGAAGCTATAGACATTCCAGATTGTATATGGAGCCTTTGTAATTTAGAAACACTAGATCTAAGGGATTTGGACACACACACAACCTCTAATCGAATTTGGAATCTCAAGAGGCTGAGACATGTTTACATGTTATTGACCGTTGAGCTACCATCAAACGGCGCCAAAACATCATCGTTGAATCTCCAAACTCTTTGTGAAGTGGTTCTTGATCAGCAATTAACATTAGCACTAAAAAATGGTTGGCTACCTAAATTGAAGAAGTTAGGTTTGCGGTTGAATCAGGAGTATACACCACATGAATATTTTTTGAGCCTGCTCTGCCTAAGCAACCTCTCTACGCTGCATGTAGAATGTATTGATTCAAACTATTTACATGCGGCTGCTTTTCCATCAAATCTTACCAAGGTTACCCTAAAATTATTTGTTGATGAGAACCACAACATTATAAATGCTCTAGCACATCTTGCTAACCTCCAAGTTTTGAAATTAATAGATGGTATCTTGCCAGATTCTCTTAATTGTGGCACCACACAGTTTCCACAGCTTCAAATGTTTCTTATGAATGAGGTATATATCAAGAGGTGGAGATTAGAGAAAGGTGCAATGCCTCAGCTTCGACGATTAGTCATCCATAATTGCATCTTCCTTAAACAAGTGCACGTTGTTGATCCATCTCATGAATTGAAAACCACCCTCCAAATGGGGCTTATGGCAGATTGCAAATTTGTGATTCATAATTCAAAATAA